TTAGAACTTAACTATTTCTGATTGTTAAAAATCAGAAACAGAACGATTATAACTATCAGAATAGCCAAATCCCAAAGAACCATTGCGACCACCCCCTGTCCGTATGCAATTGCTGTAAGGTAGCGAGCCTTACGGCAAAAACAATTATATCATAAAAAAATACCCCATTCAATAAAGAACAAGGTACTTTTTCCGCTATACTTCTGCATACAGACAGTTTTTTGTATAATTTATTATATCACTTTTCAAAATTAAACGCAAGTATTTAAAGTCATATATCTATTATCTCACAACAATAATTTTTTCCAAAATTTGCTGCCATTTTTTTCCTTTCTATTTTCCCACATTTTTATTTATCATCATTTTTTACAACAAAATCTTTTCCATTTACAAAAACTGCCTCACTATTGCTTATTGGAAGTAAATTTAATTTACTTTCATAAATTTTTATAGTTTCTTTTGCACTTTCGACAAATGGAAATTCATTATTATGTGGCAAAATATAAAAATCTGTAATATTCATTGCTTCATAATTATCCAAATCAGTAGCAATTTCCTTATTATCCATTATCTGAATGTATTCTATATTTTTAGAAGTAATAACCGCTCCAGCCGATTCTCCTATATAAAGCATTCCATTTGACATTTTGTCTTTGATAGTATCTAAAATTTTTTTACGTTTTAGTTCCTGCAATAGATAAAATGTATTTCCACCTGATACATACAAAATTTTTGTATCTTTCAATATATTTTCTATTTTTTGTTTTTCTGTTTTTGAAATATCTAAAATATTTATTGAAAATCCCAATTTCAAAAATGCTTGCTTAGCTTCGTCTACATATCCTTTATAATCTTCAGTGTTTGAAGCAGTAGGAACAAACGTAATTTCTTTTTCTGGTACATCTTTTAAAAATTCTTTCACTAAATTTTTCGTTCCTGCTAAATATGATGTCAAAAATAATTTACTCATATAAATTCCTTTCCTAACGGTCTCAACAAAATTTAATTAAATTTTACATCCGCGTATTCTATTAATTTTCTATCTCATTAAAAAAATTTTTATTTTAGATTTTACCATTTTTAACTTATTTATCAATTATAAATTGTTGTGAAATAATAGATATGTGACAACACTAAAATCATCATAGCCGTTTTTTTGCCTGTTATTTTCTTTTAACACATTTAAAGCAAAAGCCTATTCAATATATGCCTTGACCGTTTTCCGTGTAAATTTGAGAGTTCTACGGCTATTTTTCATTTGTTATTATTTAAACATAATTGTCAAACATCTGTTATAGGAATAGTAGCAATTATCTTTATTTTACTACTTAAGTTTTAATCATTTTTCTGTCATAGTATTAATAATAAAATTCATTTTTTCTTCTAGTTCTTCATCGCAAGCATTTGCTAAATCTCTTGTGTGTTGCACTAATTCATCTGTTCTAACAGCAAATAATTTGTCTAATGTCTCTAAATCAATTTCATTATTTTTATAAAGATTTAGCAAACGTTTTAGTTCAATGTTATGCATTTCTGATATCTTTTCGTAAATTTCTTTTCTTTTCATTTTTGTTCCACCTTTCTTAATTTGTTTTTAGTTCTATCAATCTTCAAGAATTTCTTCATCCATAATTCCCATGTCATTGAAATCTTCTAATTCTTCTTTTGTCATCTCTCTTGTTTCTAAATGCTTATATTTTTTAAAATGATTTTCATAGCTATGAAATGAAGTGAGTTCATAATAATTATCATCTTTTTCTATGTAATCATCGAATTCTCCTAATTCAAACAATTTTTTGTGTTCCTGAAAGCATCCATTAAATGTTAGAGTTTTTCTTCCTTTCAATGCTTTAAAAAATACATCAAACACTTCTTCACCATAATTCAGATATTCAAGATCTTTTGCTTCATACTTTGCAAGTTCTCTGAAAGATTCTTCATTTGCTTTTTTTATATGCACTTGTGTAATACTGTCATCTCTTTTACATTTTTTCCAGATTTCTAGCCATGTCTCTTGCTTTACATAATTTTCTCTAGTAAAATAATTTTCGTCTACAGCAATTAACATATGAATATGCGGATGAAAATCATTCCTGTTAGGATTGTAAGTAATTTCTGTTTTTCTAACATATCCTTTGCTTATATTTTTAAATTGTTTTCTCTGTATAAATCTTTTCAAAGATTCATATTGTTTCTGTAATTCTTTGATTAATTCGTGGCCAGG
This region of Leptotrichia hofstadii genomic DNA includes:
- a CDS encoding protein rep, which encodes MKSKSRQVEEILQKLEKKQLTKEKLEQLGLKHFSEKTLQRIHDCGNFIQSVLTADESTGKVVKANRCMNRFCPICLATRSRKQGFALGVILETLRENYDYKFLFLTLTVPNVPGHELIKELQKQYESLKRFIQRKQFKNISKGYVRKTEITYNPNRNDFHPHIHMLIAVDENYFTRENYVKQETWLEIWKKCKRDDSITQVHIKKANEESFRELAKYEAKDLEYLNYGEEVFDVFFKALKGRKTLTFNGCFQEHKKLFELGEFDDYIEKDDNYYELTSFHSYENHFKKYKHLETREMTKEELEDFNDMGIMDEEILED
- a CDS encoding Type 1 glutamine amidotransferase-like domain-containing protein; translated protein: MSKLFLTSYLAGTKNLVKEFLKDVPEKEITFVPTASNTEDYKGYVDEAKQAFLKLGFSINILDISKTEKQKIENILKDTKILYVSGGNTFYLLQELKRKKILDTIKDKMSNGMLYIGESAGAVITSKNIEYIQIMDNKEIATDLDNYEAMNITDFYILPHNNEFPFVESAKETIKIYESKLNLLPISNSEAVFVNGKDFVVKNDDK